The nucleotide window CCGGCAGGTCTTTGGCATCTGTCACAATGTTTGTAAGCATCTTTTCATCAATATGAAGGTCGTTTCGGCCCTGCTCAAAGGTGACGCCGTAAACGTCTTTATGCTCAAGCGGGCTCGGCGTGTATTGCGGGTCGATGCGCACAATGTTGTACCCGCCCTTACGCTTTGCCTTCAAGATTTCAAGCGCGCGCTCGGTATACCCCGGCGCGATGACACCGTCGGACACTTCAAGTGCCAAAAGGGACGCCGTCTCCTCGTCGCAGACGTCCGACAACGCCGCCCAGTCGCCGTAGGAGCTCAGACGGTCGGCGCCTCTCGCTTTCGCATAGGCTGCGGCCAGCGGGGTAAGGGGCAGGCCTTCAACGAAAAAGACTTGTTTTTCAATATCGGTCAAGGGTGTCCCGACGGCCGCACCGGCCGGAGATACGTGCTTAAACGACGCGGCAGCCGGAAGGCCTGTTGCGGCCTTGAGCTCGCGGACGAGCTGGTAGCCGTTGAACGCGTCTAGAAAGTTGATATAGCCCGGCTTGCCGCCGAGAACTTCGATGGGGAGCGCGCCCTCTTTCATCAGGATTCGGGCCGGTTTCTGGTTGGGGTTACAGCCGTATTTCAGTTCAAGTTCTGTCATTATCGTCACCTCAATCAGGCATTTTTGTTGTAAATCATATTGGCCGTCTCACCGGTCAGCAGGTTTTTTGAAAAGGCGTACAGCGAAACCTTGTTGTCACTGTTTAAGGCGCGCCAAGCGCCGTCGGCAATATCCAGCAGACTGCCCGTCATGGCAACGGCCTTTGGTTCGCCCTCAAAAGAGGGGATCGGGTCGCCGTCGCTTTGGTAGGTGTGGATGAGGTGGCCGACGCCGGGAAGCGCTGTTTCATAATCGAAGAAATAGCGGCAGCAGCAGTCGGGGTTACCATCGTGGCTTTTGAGAATGGATAGCGCATAGGTTCCGTCCGGCCTTAAAAGGCCTGAGATGCGCGGCGTATAATTCGGCTTGTCCGGCTCGAAGGTGCGCGTGTTTAAGGACGCTATAAAGCCTCGATCTGATTTCATGCCGTCCCAAATCGTATCGGTCTGATCGCCGTTTGTGACGATGACATGGTTATCAAAAAAGCGGACAGGATGGTAAATAATCAGGCTGGGGTCGGACATTTTTGCAGGGTCGAACGCTTCGGTACGGATACCGTCGTCTGTTGTGACAAAAACGCGGTTGCGGCTGTTTTCGCTGCGCCCCATGATGAAATAGAGAAGGACGGCGCTGTTGCCGTCCTCGCTGCGGCC belongs to Oscillospiraceae bacterium CM and includes:
- a CDS encoding phosphoribosylaminoimidazolecarboxamide formyltransferase, with protein sequence MTELELKYGCNPNQKPARILMKEGALPIEVLGGKPGYINFLDAFNGYQLVRELKAATGLPAAASFKHVSPAGAAVGTPLTDIEKQVFFVEGLPLTPLAAAYAKARGADRLSSYGDWAALSDVCDEETASLLALEVSDGVIAPGYTERALEILKAKRKGGYNIVRIDPQYTPSPLEHKDVYGVTFEQGRNDLHIDEKMLTNIVTDAKDLPDSARRDLVIALITLKYTQSNSVCYVKDAQAIGIGAGQQSRIHCTRLAGSKADNWWLRRHPLVLALPFRPDIGRPARDNAIDVYISDEYEDVVSDGAWEAVFTKKPDILTTDEKKSWIAGMTGVSVGSDAFFPFGDNIERARKSGVSYIAQPGGSIRDDNVIDVCNKYGIVMAFTGIRLFHH
- a CDS encoding IMP cyclohydrolase, giving the protein MKNLTEALESNTYPGRGILLGRSEDGNSAVLLYFIMGRSENSRNRVFVTTDDGIRTEAFDPAKMSDPSLIIYHPVRFFDNHVIVTNGDQTDTIWDGMKSDRGFIASLNTRTFEPDKPNYTPRISGLLRPDGTYALSILKSHDGNPDCCCRYFFDYETALPGVGHLIHTYQSDGDPIPSFEGEPKAVAMTGSLLDIADGAWRALNSDNKVSLYAFSKNLLTGETANMIYNKNA